The uncultured Paludibaculum sp. sequence GCGCGAGGTGCACACCGTTCACGCCGCCCGTCTCCACCTGGTTCAACAGTGTCAGCCGGCCGGTACCGGACTCCACAGCGATGGCCGAGGCATACCCTTCGTCTCCGTGGGCCGCGTACAGAAACCGCTGGTCTTTCCGGAGGACGAGGAAGGATGGATTCACCAGCCCGCCCAGCACATGAGCAGGGCTCCATGCGCCGGTCTGCTCGTCTACGCGGAACACATGAATTCCGTCGCCGCGCGCATAGCGTTTCGCGGACGTGTAGCAACCTACATACGCGAACAGGGCCGAAGCCGGAGCGGCTGTCGCCATTGCACCAGAGACGGCCGTCGCCATGAACCCGCGCCGCGTCCAAGCAGAAGAGACAGGCATTGCACCTCCGGGAAACACCAATCATACTCACTCGGAGTCACGCCTGCCGCGAACGGATTACACGCCCCGGATCGTGATCACCTTCCTGAATGGTGTGTAGCCGGTGATGTAGACGCAATGGCCGGCAGCCCGCAGCGTGGCCCCGTGCGCCTGGTAGGTATGGCCGGAAAGGCTGATCACTTCGTGGTCTGCCTGCCCTGGGCCAAACTCAATGACATCGTCGCCCACCTGGTAGGTCCCCAATCCTTCCTTCAGGAAGAACGCCTTCCCGGCCCCGCCGCCGAAGGCCACACGTAGGCCGCCGTCGGCTTTGGCTCGACCGGGCGTGGCTTCGCCGGCCGCTGTCGCTTTAGGTCCGCTCAGGGATGGTCCGGACCGCAAAGAGAATGGTCAGGGTCCCCACACACGCCAGCAGGATGGCGGCCAGCGCCGCCTTGCCGCTGGCCGCGACAAGCAGCCCGGCCGAGATGAGAACGGCCGTCCACATCGACCCGAGAGCGGCAACCTTGCCGGCCCTGGTGATGCCGCCCGTCTCCCGGAATCGCCGAAGCGGCGGACCAAACCAGCGATGCCGGAGCAGCCAGCCCTCCAGGCGGGGCGAGCTGCGGCCGAAGAAGTAGGAAGCCACCAGCACGAACACGGTGGTGGGCATTCCAGGTACCAGCACACCCACGAAGCCGAGGGCTACGGCCACGCAGCCGAGCCCCCGGTATAGGATCTTCCGTGCCCTCTCCGAACTCACAACGGCCTCCGCTGGACATCACCCAGTTCCAGGCTCGGAATGATTTCGATGTCCTTCGGCAAGCGGGGCATCAGCATGGGCACCTGTTTGCGGTACTCGATGTACTCCGGATGCGCCCGCATCAGGTCCCGCTCCTCGAATTGAATCGCGACCAGGATGTAGGCCGTCGTGGCAACGGCGAACAGAAGGTGCGTGACCGTCATCGTGGGCGTGAACCAGAACACCATGAACCAGCCCACGTAGAGCGGGTGGCGGACCATGCGATACAGAACCGGCGTCACAAACTTCAGTTGTCCTTGCGGCCGGCCCAGCAGATTCCGCCAGACCTGTAGCAGACCGAAGAGGTCGAAGTGATTGATCACAAACGTCGTGACCAGCACCAATAGCCAGCCGGCGGCAAAGCCAGCGTAGAGCATCGCCTGGCCCATCGTGCTTTCGACGGACCAGATCACCCCGCCCAGCGGGCGCCACTGCCAGAACAGCAACAGGAGCGCGAGGCTGCTGGCCAACACATAGTTGCTGCGCTCGGCCGCCTGCGGCACAATGCGCGTCAACATGCGCTTGAAAGCGGGGCGCGCCATCACACTGTGTTGGATGGCGAATAGCGATAGCAACCCCACGTCGATCAGCAACGCGGTGGTCCAGTCTCCGGCAGGGGTGGAATCCATCGACTTGGGCACTCCGAAGTTCCCGATGAACCCAATGGCATAGAGAAAGGTGGCGAGAAAGACCAGGTAGCTCCCTGCGCCAAAAACAAAGATCAACAAACGGCTCATACTTCTTTTCCTTTCAATTCCGCTGCGCCGGCCGATTCTCCGGCAACGTCTGTTAAGCGGAATCGGCGGCGATCTTTCGCACGAAATCTTTCGAGCTCGGTTGGGTCACTTTCCGTGCGAGTTCGTTAGCCCGATCTCGCTTAGTACTCACGTTCGGAATTGTCGTGACGTTTTTGCGACGCAGCCGTCAGCGATCAGCTCTTAGCCATCAGCTACACCGGCGCGGGCTGATTGCTGAGTGCTGAGTGCTGGGAGCTTACCTCCGATACGTGTGTGAACTTCGGAAACCCTGTACCTAGTCATTGGGCTCGGGTGGCATCGCGCCTTCGCCGTTCGGCAGGAGGGAGTTGCCTGCCGGGCGCAAGAGCGGAAGAATTGGTCTTCTACTTCGAGAGGAAGGCGTTTCCATGCAACTCTTCGCCCGATGCACGTCCATCCTGATTCTGCTGGCGCCCACGGTCGTCCTGGCCCAGCAACCGGCCGCCACCCCGCAGCCCACGACTGCCGCGCAGGCCCCGACACGGGACACCAGCTACATCGACGCGCAAGGCACGGCGCGCATCACGCGGATTGTGCCCGTGCCCAAAACCATCAGCCCCGAGGCGCAGCGTTCGCTCAGCCGGCAGGTGCCCGACCAGGGTCCGCCACAGTCTCTGGCCGAGCGGCGCAAAGGCACCGACGCCTACACGGCCCGCGCGCGTGGGGAGTGGACCCGTCTCTGCCCCAATCAGCTGGTGGAAGAGAAGATCGCCGGTGTGCCGGTCCGCATCGTCACGCCGGATGGGCTGCCCGAGGGCAACCGGGATAAGGTGCTGCTCAACCTGCACGGCGGCGGGTTCAACTCGGATTCGGGCTCGTATACGGAGTCGATTCCCATTGCCTACTACACAAAGACCAAGGTGGTGGCGGTCCTGTACCGGCTGGCGCCGGAGCATCCGTTTCCCGCGGCGGTGGAAG is a genomic window containing:
- a CDS encoding methanethiol S-methyltransferase; translation: MSRLLIFVFGAGSYLVFLATFLYAIGFIGNFGVPKSMDSTPAGDWTTALLIDVGLLSLFAIQHSVMARPAFKRMLTRIVPQAAERSNYVLASSLALLLLFWQWRPLGGVIWSVESTMGQAMLYAGFAAGWLLVLVTTFVINHFDLFGLLQVWRNLLGRPQGQLKFVTPVLYRMVRHPLYVGWFMVFWFTPTMTVTHLLFAVATTAYILVAIQFEERDLMRAHPEYIEYRKQVPMLMPRLPKDIEIIPSLELGDVQRRPL
- a CDS encoding alpha/beta hydrolase, whose protein sequence is MQLFARCTSILILLAPTVVLAQQPAATPQPTTAAQAPTRDTSYIDAQGTARITRIVPVPKTISPEAQRSLSRQVPDQGPPQSLAERRKGTDAYTARARGEWTRLCPNQLVEEKIAGVPVRIVTPDGLPEGNRDKVLLNLHGGGFNSDSGSYTESIPIAYYTKTKVVAVLYRLAPEHPFPAAVEDSVAVYKELLKTYKPNRIVIYGTSAGAILTAEVAARLKQLGLPRPAALGIFSGLGDFGRAGDSLAMYGLRGLSGHLDPPEPEPHGSEYAASTSLRDPVLSPIYSDLHGLPPTLFITSGRDLLLSGTVNLHRAYYNAGVDARLVVFDALPHAFWYDSALPEAIEANHMMADFFVQQLNK
- a CDS encoding YbaN family protein, whose translation is MSSERARKILYRGLGCVAVALGFVGVLVPGMPTTVFVLVASYFFGRSSPRLEGWLLRHRWFGPPLRRFRETGGITRAGKVAALGSMWTAVLISAGLLVAASGKAALAAILLACVGTLTILFAVRTIPERT